Part of the Impatiens glandulifera chromosome 8, dImpGla2.1, whole genome shotgun sequence genome is shown below.
attcaaataatccaaaaccTTTGTATGCAATCAAACACAAGGAGATTAAGAAAATCTTAAGACCTTGTTTAATGTTagttatattgaattattttcaaataattcactaTCTAATTTGCCATAAAGCATATTCTTGAGTATCTATCAAAATAcctttttaaactatttttaatcacaattgttttttcaaaaaatattttttcattaatataggATACTTTTTCCATAtgagagtttgtttgatttttattaaaaatttattcattcttccatccattaactaaaatattaaaatattttttatttaaaaaattattttatcattataaaaaatatggcATAAGAGTTAAGCACCTAACTCGCAAACATATGCGAAAACATATTTCGCATATTAACCAAACATAGAATTTGTAGTCAAACGGTCGTAATAATTctccaaacccaaacccaataCTTTTGAGGgagatttattttaacatttttaaagtcattttattaaatatctcTTAAAATCAACAcccattaatattttttaaccgAAAAAATTCCAACTCAAATTTCAATAACGCTTAAGatgattttaaaactaaattttatataacCTACAATATGAAatagagttatttgaaattaaacaacctagtggttattcaaataacccatatcaaacaacacctaatgaaaaaaagaaagtagAGATGCAAGATCTAGAGAAGACTGCACATGCAATTGTTCCTTCATTCATGTGATAACAACTCTATCCAAATGAACCCAAGaaggaaaaaattaatatttagaaggaaaaaaaatcacatCTTTTCAACTTAGCAAAATAGGCTTTTCAACAATATTTCAAAGTAAAAGAAAGCTTTTTTTAAAAAGGGATCCTTTCTCAAAGTAGCTCtctcattataaattggagCCTATTTACCAAATAACAAAACTAGGAATCGTTGTTCTTGCGCCAACCTACAAGCATCTTGACGCATCTTTTCATAATATAGAACCTAGCTCGTTGCTCACTTACAATATTGCTGCATTTACGCCCAATATCAGAGTATTTCACCGAGGAACTTCTATGGGAAGGACTCCGAGATAGCGAGGAAGAGGTGGTTCTCATCGAGGAACTCTTATCCAAACATGTCTTTGGTAGAGGAGACTTGTGCGAAGAAGATGAGTGTTTCTGCGAAAAACTTCTGGGTAAAGAAGACTTTGTTGAGCTTGTTGACGATGATGAATGAAAGTTCTTCGTTGTTACATTGTTGTTTGAGGATGATGAAGAATTAGAACCATAGTACCCATAATTGTAAATCTCATTTTGTGACCCATAATTGTAAATCTCATTTTGTGATCCATAATTGTAAATCTCATTTtgtgatgatgatgaatatgcATATGAATATTGCCCATTCTCATGATCATTATCATCTTCTATGTAATACATATTGTAGAGTaatgaatgagagaaaaaaaataaaaaaagtttggAACAAGGGTATGTAGTAGCATTATTggtcactatatatatatataacactcaTGGGGGACAGAGCTTATTTGCAGGAGATGGCAAGTGGggatttcttcttttttattttctttcatttgggtcaaaatatatcattataatagcTGTActatatatttagttattgatattttaaaattttcaaaatttataaaagattttaatgatttgatagttaaattatccaattatttgttgtttttcataacaattatttgtttatgaaaGAAGAAGGGTTGCTTTCAAAATAGGTCCAAATATTTGtatctcaaaattttcaaaattaatttgatcaaaatttgtGTTGAGTATTACATAATCAAATAGACCcacataaaaacaatatttaataattaattaatctgaaaaTTCCTTAATTTTGGTTTGTCACATCATGtcaatgaaaaaaagaaaaactaaattctattattttttcaaataatgaaaattacccacataagtaaattataattagaaaaaaatattaagttttatttttatttttatttgaaactcAATAATAATTGTTGAAAGGTATTAGACTGTGCTTTGGGAGCACATGCCCATGCCTGCAGCTGGtactagagagagagagatttaaCCTATTTAATCATGTCAttcaaataacaattatttaaatcatacacctatatcattttaaaaaaaaaatgaattaaaatactACATTAAATGTACAAATTCTTAAATTACTAAAGTTTCAACtgttattgacatttttttaataaattaaagtacctagtttaataagtttttatttttctaagagGTGTAGTTATTTTTGTGGTAGAAAATGATAGTTTGtagattaaatcatttaaattaaatatgatgtTAATTGGTTTGTGTTTGGCCCATTTACTACTTTTATCATGTGATGTGTTtgtaaaatgatattaatgttaattgataattcattataacttat
Proteins encoded:
- the LOC124912955 gene encoding small polypeptide DEVIL 13-like, with translation MYYIEDDNDHENGQYSYAYSSSSQNEIYNYGSQNEIYNYGSQNEIYNYGYYGSNSSSSSNNNVTTKNFHSSSSTSSTKSSLPRSFSQKHSSSSHKSPLPKTCLDKSSSMRTTSSSLSRSPSHRSSSVKYSDIGRKCSNIVSEQRARFYIMKRCVKMLVGWRKNNDS